The proteins below are encoded in one region of Pacificitalea manganoxidans:
- a CDS encoding DUF1476 domain-containing protein, protein MSTFDDREKAFENKFAHDAEMQFKAEARRNKLLGLWAADLLGKSGDDATAYARDVIRADFEEAGDEDVYRKVKADLGDKTDETTLRSKMVELMARAKAQLLEEN, encoded by the coding sequence ATGTCCACATTCGACGACCGCGAGAAGGCGTTCGAGAACAAGTTCGCCCATGACGCCGAGATGCAGTTCAAGGCCGAGGCCCGCCGCAACAAGCTGCTGGGTCTGTGGGCCGCCGATCTGCTGGGCAAAAGCGGCGATGACGCCACCGCCTATGCCCGCGACGTGATCCGCGCCGATTTCGAAGAAGCCGGCGACGAAGATGTCTACCGCAAGGTCAAGGCCGATCTGGGTGACAAAACCGACGAAACCACCCTGCGCAGCAAGATGGTCGAGTTGATGGCCCGCGCCAAGGCACAGCTTCTCGAAGAGAACTGA
- a CDS encoding gamma-glutamyl kinase: MMIFWQARLAVLAVPKTGTQALESALGPRADMVIRHPPGLKHLRVRGFQQKIAPLFADDGRPPLQTMALIREPRDWLGSWYRYRARPALDGKANSTKGMSFADFVTAYLSEDQPAPARVGRQSKFLRAGGQPIGVDHLFAYERFDQAISFLETQLGQEIALPARNVSPPRPLDLPAGVETRLAEALEEDVALHQMVLDAGGAWHG; encoded by the coding sequence ATGATGATCTTCTGGCAGGCGCGGCTGGCGGTGCTGGCGGTGCCAAAGACCGGGACGCAGGCGCTCGAATCCGCGCTCGGCCCCCGGGCGGATATGGTGATCCGCCATCCGCCAGGGCTCAAACACCTGCGCGTGCGCGGCTTTCAACAGAAAATCGCGCCGCTCTTCGCCGATGACGGGCGCCCGCCATTGCAGACAATGGCGCTGATCCGCGAACCCCGCGACTGGCTGGGCAGCTGGTATCGCTACCGCGCGCGCCCGGCGCTCGACGGGAAAGCCAACAGCACAAAGGGCATGAGCTTTGCCGATTTCGTGACCGCCTATCTGTCCGAGGATCAGCCCGCCCCGGCGCGGGTGGGGCGACAGTCGAAATTCCTGCGCGCGGGCGGCCAGCCGATCGGCGTCGATCATCTTTTTGCCTATGAGCGCTTCGATCAGGCGATCAGCTTCCTCGAAACCCAACTAGGGCAGGAGATCGCCCTGCCCGCGCGCAATGTTTCCCCCCCGCGTCCGCTGGATCTGCCAGCTGGGGTCGAAACCCGGCTGGCAGAGGCGCTGGAGGAGGATGTCGCGCTGCACCAGATGGTGCTCGATGCAGGAGGGGCATGGCATGGTTGA